GtttcgatatttttttttaaacatacaaaagatCTAAATTCATACTACACTGGTGGCCGTTTCCACTTTGACTTAACTGGAGCTCCAGTACCTCAGACTTCTTGTGGTGGCGCTCCCGGATTGCAGATGGTCAGATGAACGGAAATGTAATTCACAGCGAAGAAGAAATACGAGCGTAATGGTAGGACCAAAAACAATCAGAGATACACCAGCATCTTATGTTTATGTAGATGATAAACTAAAAAATTGCCCCGGAACAGCTTATCAGTGTGGACTGTAGGCAATCATTGCAGAGCGCATATTTTGAGTCCGTGAGTACCTAACCTCTCCACTCGGATCGCAGGTGGATTTCCCTAGCTATATGAGTGAGAGAGAGGCGACGGCaacgtgctctctctctctctctttagataTTACAAGTGCGTGGTAATGCAGTGTGGACAGTGGGCACCGACTGGCAAAAACATAAATCTGCACCTATGGCATGGATGATGAAACAAACCTTGTCAGAGCCGTAATGTGGCGTTTGGACTTTGAATAGAGGAGAGAAAAACTTGCACTTAATCTTTTCACAgggattttgtttttcatagttAGATATCATGATGTATTGTGTGTAGGATTGTCTAGCAAAATATTGATTATCGCCAGAATCGCTGTATTTGTGTGATTATCGCATCGTGAGCcatgaaaaaactgaaaaaaattttgaaaacacaaaaaatatgtatCAAAGTTTTGAACAATACCCGTCCCtacttaaaaacacaaacaatgtaCATTCACGTTGCCTACATATAAGtgtagcacagtttgtgctgaatacagtggTAATCAGACTTTAGCCATATGTTTTTTCAGATACTGAAAAatagcacaaatgtcagggcatgttcAAAAACTTTCCATGGTCCCAAAACCCcttcagaccccagagggttaatgaactttttccatttttttttataacggtGGGTATTCTGGGCGGAGGAGGCTTGAAACCACAGGCTATTATGTTGCAGCGTTCCTGTGGCCTTTTCCCTGCTCCCTTCCCGTCAGGACAGTGATGAACTGGAGCGTATTACCAAGCTTTTCCTGTTCCTTGGAGGCATCTTTTTGGCCAAATGCATCCAGGACAACCCGGCTTGTGGACCTGCCCCATATCCCAGCCTTTCTTCAAACTGCTCTGTTATGGGCGACATCAAAAAGCACATGAGTAAGCTTTCTTTATCAACCTCGTGTCGAGTCGGACTGCCACTTCTCTGAATCCAGTCCGAAGCGTCCACCGAGGAGGGTCAGGACACGTACTCAGTGGGTAGCTTTGATGAAGACTCCAAGTCCGAGTTCATCCTTGACCCACCCAAGCCCAAGCCACCAGCCTGGTATCATGGCATCTTGACCTGGGAGGACTTTGAACTGAAAGTGAATCCTCACAGAGCACGGTTCCTGAAAGAGCTGAAGGCACTGTCTGTGAAACGCAGGCAGATCCTGGGCAGTAAGAGTCTGTCAGAGGATGAGAAGAAACACACGGCTACAGGATCTCATGCTGAAGAACCCTATGGGCTCTGGCCCAACCACTTAGTGTAGAAGATCTAGGGTGAGAGATTAAATATCACTTtgtatattaatcaaagaaaattAGGCAACAATTAATTTACAGTCTCCTTGTATTATATGTTATGCAGTCTCCTTGTTatacattttctattgtaataacaagtaattatacataattacaagCAAATAACCTAAACTAAAGGTTAAACTTAACCGTAcagtaaatgcatgttattaatcattatttagtACTTAATTGTGTAATTAAACTGTAACAGGGACAGATTTGAAAATCATTACCTAAAAATTAGTTTGAGATGTTGCATGAAATGTTACTTCCTTGCTTTTTTGCAgggtattttatttacagacggTACTcatctaatgttttattttgttattagatGTAAATTTCCAGTTCTGTCCATCAGGCTCCAAAGTACATGGTTTCTCATCAGTAGACTTGAAGCCCAATGGAGAGGATGAGGTAGGTTACCATGTTGTTCGGATACACCATCGAGTGTCCTGTGTGTACTGTTGTACAAAATCCTGTTGAtccagccatatatatatatatatatatattatatataatatatatatatattatctatatatatatatatatatatatatataatcactgtATCCAGAAATATttgagcagcacaactattttcaacactgatttcTGAAAagtcctgtgacactgaagacgggagtactggctgctgaagattcagctttaccatcaacaggataaattacaatttaaaatatactaatagaataaagttaattaaaaaagttatttttaaatcataatattacacaatgttctatttactctatttttgatcaaataaatgcagctctgtgagaataagacattttttaaaaaaaatcttactgaccccaaacttctgcacggtggtgtatgtgtgtattttaaacacaatgcTTGCTTGGtctgtaattatataattcacTTTTTTTGGTGTCATCTTTGTTAAAATAAGTTATGAATGCTATTAATTCTACTGTCCTCTCATCAGATGGTCACCATGGAAAACGCAGAGGAGTACGTAGAGCTCGTGTTTGACTTCTGCATGCACACAGGAATCCAGAAGCAAATGGAAGCCTTTAGAGGTATGGCATCATGCCCTGTACTTTCAATACGCTCGAGCTACACAGTTAAAGTACATGCAACTTGGCTATacatcagtttttattatttttttttttttacaacattattcTTTAGTTACAAATATGTTgctaaatgcaaaatgtatacatgtttcgtttgtttttgtgtgtgtgttttatcttttGTTCTAATTGCAGTCTGTATTTGTTTTGCTACAGAGGGCTTTAACAGGGTGTTTCCTATGGAGAAGCTCAGCTCATTTAGTCATAAAGAGGTGCAGATGATCTTGTGTGGCAACCAGTCTCCATCCTGGACCGCTGAGGACATTGTTAACTACACAGAACCTAAACTTGGCTACACGCGGGACAGGTAGACACTATtgttatttctacattttatGACGGGATACTGGCTATAATGGCTGAAAAATATGGTACATGTAAACCTCTTTGAAATAAAGATTTCATTCAGCTttctaaaatgtcaaatatattaaaataacttgcttggccacatttatacagtatatgtatatcatgatgattatttaattgtatttcagtCCTGGTTTTCTTGCACTTTTGTTTCGAGTGCTGTGTGGAATGTCATCAGATGAGAGGAAAGCCTTCCTCCAATTCACCACAGGCTGCTCGACCCTGCCCCCTGGTGGACTGGCCAACCTACATCCACGTCTCACAATAGTCCGGAAGGTATGCAAGCATGCAGTTTAATCAAATCTATAATGTTAAAAACCCAGCCATCCCTTCATACCTGCTGTTGTCTTTTCTCCTCTAGGTTGATGCTACAGATGCCAGCTATCCTTCAGTTAACACGTGTGTGCATTACTTGAAGTTGCCGGAATATTCCTCCGAAGAGATCATGAGAGAGCGGCTCCTCGCTGCCACTATGGGAGAAGGGCTTCCACCTCAACTGACTGAGGCATGCTCCCCTACATCATTGACCAACTCCCATACTGGTGAAGCCTGTCAGTTTTGTTGCAGAAAATAAAGCTGTGCTTTGATGAAATCCTTTTCCCCTAAGCACCTCACATGTACccaaataaacaggaaaaacagtCCCATCTTAGCTCCACTAGCTCCTGAAACTCCACTGACGGCTTCACAAGGCCTTTCCCAGGTCACTCTACACTGCTTTAAGGGCTTGAGCCGCTGGCAGCCAGGGTAGTCTCTCTCCTCACCTACTGTGTTTACTGTCATTGTAAATTTTGGCATAGATCATCTTTTTCAGACCCAGATATCACCATCTGCAGCGCCAGACCCCCTGGACACAAGCACACCCGCTTCTGTAGAGCTAACTATAGAGTGTTTGGGCATTTCCTTAACAGATTTTAAGTTTTACTAGTGCCTGCATTGTTGAAATATtaggattttttcttttgtttcatttgttttacttaaTCTGTCTGCATACAATCATGCACACGCTTTTCCTTTTTTGCTTCCGTTACTGTGTGAGTATGTTTTCAACTGTTTGTTGCCCTGCTAAAGGATCAAAGTCCCCGAGTGCATTtgtgtaattttacaataaaGCTATAGATACAGAAACACTGGTTCTGTGTGAaaggcacattaaaaaaaaaaggtaaagaaaaaaagacaaagcaaAAAGCAAGCTGTGCTTTCCCTTGTATTTTCTTTGTATATTATAAACCTTTATTTAACTCAAGTTGCAGTTTGaagtaaacaaatattttcaaatgtgtatgctccaaaaataatcattaaaatgtttgcaAAGTATCAACACTATCTTGTTTGCTTTTTCCTGCTGATGATGAACTGacacaaatatttctgtttctgaatctgattcacattcataatttttttaagagGAATTTTTAGACATCTTTGATAATGCATTGGGATTATTACAGATCACAACaaaattatgttataaataatttttatggacAATTAACTCAAGTTTAGactctttatttatatttgtaacacTGGATCAGCTTTCAGCCATCTTGTCCAGGGCCAGGAGTGGTGCCAGTATCCGGGTCTTGTTTGTCTCCACAATGTGTCCATTCAGAATCATTTCATCAAGTATAATGTGTACTTTATCTAAATTGAACATGATCTGATTGTGCATTAAGGAATGAAACCTCCTATAAATACACATGTATCATGAAGAAATAATCATAGCCACGATCGGTCAATAATACTTAATGTGTAATTTTCACTCATAAAGGATACATCTAGCTCACTCTgtcaaaagaaaacagataaatcAATCGTAgtgaacataaaacatttaatatatgtcTTTACTAATGAAGCTGTAATATTTCTTAATCAAAAATGTCAGAACTCACCACACGACTGAAATACTTGTCTAACACTTCGACGAAGTTGTGCACAAGTTCATAGATTGAAAGTTCATTCTGTGTGAAAGAGGGCAGAGACCATAAATCAGATTACAAAAACTACTcggaaaaaaatactgattaagaacaTTTCACCAATAATATTACTAACCTCATTTTCAGTGAtgccaacaacaataaaaagtgcAGCGTACTGTCGATAGACCAGTTTGTAGTCCTTAAACTCCACAAACGAACACTGAGGAAGAAGCAATACAAAAAACACTTAAGACATCTTGAGTTCAGCAGCAGATTTTAATTATGAACGGTCAAGTTTGAAGATTtgaagaatttaaataaaactcaaCCACGGACTTGAAGTCTACAAGGTGGGAGTACAtacttgtaaatgtaaattctatGTGTAGATACATACTAGATATGTGTCACACAGTGATGCTTGCTTAACGTGTACAGTGCTTGATGTTTCTGTTGTTTATATCTCCCCTGAGGGTCAGTAATATTTGCATGTCTGTTTGAttgtatatattcataatatttttgcaCGGCAAACAGTGGCTAGTGATACAAGTAGTGTGGTTAACCCTTCATTTGAAAGTAAATGTGACTGACCTCTTCCTTCCTCCGCGCGAGGCATCCCCTGACCACGTCAGCTTCCAGAGATGCTCTCTTCCCAAGCTCCACTTGTTCATAATACCTGGATAGGCGAGTCTGCCCCTGTTTGTTGACCATAAGCAGGAACTTGATCATAGTGATTTAGAAGAGTGGCCTCCGCTAGGAAGGAGGAGCAATTACGTCATTACGTCAGCaaaaaactggtaaaaaaaaatatatatatatattatttgtaaactgattaataaaataatttttggtaaATATTAGTTTTCACCAAAATACCACAGTTACCACAATTATTCCAAAATTATTACTGCTAAGTGGATTGTTTGGCAGAGCTGGTCATGTGACTCAACATGGCAGCGTCCACGAGGGGGCGACCTGCTCTATgtagaaaaatacagcttttttttttcattttcatttgagtaTTTCTCACAGtggcttttatatatttatttttatttttaaaaaaatattttctaaatgagCAAAAGACATGTGCACCGAGAGGAAAatgggaaaattattttttactccaCCCTACTAACTGTTATATATTGCTATTTTCAAtgccacatttttatatattaaaaatagaaattatgtcaatagtaaataaaatgatcacagTTGTTACTTGTAAATTGATAAATAAGATACATAAATTTCATTATTACCAATAGTTTTCACCAAAATATCCGTTACGGCAAttattgttactactgtaaaattgttaatggtggatttttttcacctttgtgtacatcattggaaaaaaaaataattcaaacgtgcttttaattttttctaggggaaaaaaaattgaaataaacaaaacagagcgcacctttaaattatgaaaagaaaagaaaaaaatctcatatCAGTTGAagctattttacttttattagaaGATATTGAagatatattacttttatttgaagatattttaCTTTTGTCCGCCCTActttatacaggtgcatctcaataaattagaatgtcgtggaaaagttcatttatttcagtacttcagctcaaattgtgaaactcgtgtattaaataaattcaatgcacagactgaagtagtttaaatcttagtttattttttaattgtgatgattttggctcacatttaacaaaaacccaccaattcactatctcaacataTTAGAGCATAttagtgacatgccaatcagctaatcaactcaaaacacctgcatcccgacctgagccttcaaaatggtctctcagtttggttcacaaggagggtaaaccaTAAACACTAATTCTCAAATAACATTTCTCCATAAAAAactcattgacacccttcacaaggagggtaagccataAACATTCATTggcaaagaagctggctgtttacagagtgctgtatccaagcatgttaacagcaAGTTgagtgggaaggaaaaaagtgtgaaagaaaaataaccaaccgagagaaaccgcagccttatgaggattgtcaagcaaaatcgatctcaagaatttgagtgaacttcacaaggaatggactgaggctgaaggtcaaggcatcaagagccaccacac
The sequence above is drawn from the Cyprinus carpio isolate SPL01 chromosome A17, ASM1834038v1, whole genome shotgun sequence genome and encodes:
- the LOC109101697 gene encoding AP-4 complex subunit sigma-1-like isoform X2, whose translation is MIKFLLMVNKQGQTRLSRYYEQVELGKRASLEADVVRGCLARRKEECSFVEFKDYKLVYRQYAALFIVVGITENENELSIYELVHNFVEVLDKYFSRVSELDIMFNLDKVHIILDEMILNGHIVETNKTRILAPLLALDKMAES
- the LOC109101697 gene encoding AP-4 complex subunit sigma-1-like isoform X1, giving the protein MPSGDTINPRQRLLDLLLCSRGQTRLSRYYEQVELGKRASLEADVVRGCLARRKEECSFVEFKDYKLVYRQYAALFIVVGITENENELSIYELVHNFVEVLDKYFSRVSELDIMFNLDKVHIILDEMILNGHIVETNKTRILAPLLALDKMAES